The genomic DNA AACAAAAATGACTGATAGTCAGTCATAAGAGGTGAGAGGTATGAAAAATAAAGCTTGGTTATATGTCATATTAACATGTATCTTTGAAATTTTTTGGGTGTTTGGTTTTAATACGGCTAATACGTGGTGGCATTGGATAATTATTTTAGGAGTTATTGCTGTCGATTTTCACTTCCTTTCTAAAGCGTGTGAACATCTTGCAACAGGGACTGTATATGCTGTGTTCGCCGGAGCTGGTACGGTAGGTACGTTCTTAATGGATGTATTTCTTTTTGGCGGCAGTTTCAGTGTAGGGAAATTATTCTTTATCATGATGGTTGTAGCCGGAGTTATCGGTTTAAAGCTAGCTGATAATAAAGAAGAAACTATGGAAGGAGCTGCTTAAAGATGGGTTGGTTTTTCGTATTTTGTGCTGCAATTAGTGAAATAGTCGGTGTAATCGGTCTTAAAATGTATAGTAAAGATAAGACGTTAGCAAATGGTGCAATTTATATAGGTGGCTTTGCTACATCTTTCGCATTCTTGTATACATCGTTCTTATTCTTACAAGTAAGTGTCGCGTATGCGGTTTGGATTGGTATTGGAACAGCAGGTGCCGTTTTATTAAACATGTTCCTGTTTGGTGAATCGAAAAGTAAAGCACGTATCATTAGTGTGGCTCTTATTGTATGCGGAGTGACAGGATTAAAGGCTCTTTCGTAAAGATATACTACATTTGATCTCCTAATGGTTTGTTAGGAGATTTTTAATATTAAAAAATGATTTCCTCTTAGAGTTCACTATCATTGACAGTACAATCAATTATCTTATAAAATGAGTGACAGTCATTCAATACGTGTTTGAAAGGGTTTAGATGATGAATAAAAAAGAAAAAATTGTCTATGCAGCGATTGAAGTGTTTCAGGAAAAGGGCGTTGAAAAAACGAAGATTTCTGATATTGTGAAATTGGCTGGCATTGCACAAGGAACTTTCTATTTATATTTTCCTTCTAAGTTATCTGTTATGCCTGCAATAGCAGAAGTGATGGTTGAAAAGATGATACTTGCAGTGAAAGAAAAAGTGCAAAACGATGCGCCTTTCTCAAGTAAAGTTACGCAAGTAATAGATGCGGTGTTTCACTTCATAGAGGAATATCGTGAAATACAAGCTTTAATGTATGCGGGTCTTGCATCTACTGAACATATAAAAGAATGGGAAGCTGTGTATGAGCCTCTTTATATGTGGTTAAGCGAATTTTTAAATAAGGCGAAAGAAGCTGGTGAAATTCGTAATTCGGTTCACGCAGAGCGAACAGCGAAGTTATTTATCGCCCTTGTTGAATCAGCAGCGGAACAAGTTTATTTATATGATCATAAAGATGATGAGCAAGTCGAGCTACAAAAGGCAGAAGTACTAGATTTTTTAACACATGCACTACATATAAAGAAATAGTAAGATGAACCTGTCTGAGAAGGTAGGTTCATTTTTGAGGAAAACTGAATGATAGTCATTCACCTAATACTTATGTATGTGTGAAAGGATAGAGTGAAATTCTAATGAATGGGGCATCTCCACTCATTATTAGCCCACAAATAGCAGGATAAAGAAAAAGCTTCTTGGGCATTATTTTTTGAGAGGAATTTACGGGAAGAGGTGTTAAAAAGTGAAGAAACCGATAAAAGAACAAAAGATGGTGTTGGTCATTCTTTTGAGTAATATATTTATTGCTTTTTTAGGGATTGGATTAATCATTCCGGTTATGCCGTCCTTTATGAATGATATGGGTTTAACAGGGAAGACGATGGGTTATCTCGTTGCAGTGTTTGCAATGGCTCAGCTTATTGCTTCACCTATTACAGGTCGCTGGGTCGACCTTTATGGTAGGAAGAAAATGATAATCATTGGATTATTTATTTTTGGTGTTTCAGAGCTTCTTTTTGGATTAGGAACAGATGTATGGATGCTCTATGCAGCGAGGGTGTTAGGCGGAATTAGTGCTGCATTTATTATGCCTGGTGTTACGGCATATGTTGCTGATATTACATCTATGCAGGAACGTCCAAAGGCAATGGGATACTTGTCTGCGGCAATTAGTACCGGATTTATTATAGGGCCTGGAATTGGCGGATTTATTGCAGAATACGGTATACGTGTGCCGTTTTTCGTTGCAGCAGTAATTGCCTTTGTAGCATGTGTGATTTCGATCTTTATTTTAAAAGAACCATTAACGAAAGAAGAGCTTGCAGAGATTTCTTCTAATACGAAAGAATCAAGTTTTATTGGGGATTTAAAGAAATCGTTACATCCAATGTATGCAATTGCATTTATTATCGTATTTGTACTTGCATTCGGTCTATCAGCGTATGAAACTGTGTTTAGTCTGTTTTCTGATCATAAGTTTGGGTTCACACCGAAAGATATTGCGGCAATTATTACAATTAGTTCAATCTTTGGGGTAGTTGTGCAAGTATTTATGTTTGGAAAATTAGTTGATATGTTTGGTGAAAAAGTGTTAATTCAAATCTGTTTAATTGTAGGTGCAGTATTAGCATTCGTTTCAACTATTGTCTTTAATTATTGGATTGTACTTCTCGTTACGTGCTTTATTTTCCTTGCATTTGATTTACTTCGTCCAGCTTTAACGACGTTTTTATCAAAAGCAGCTGGAAAAGAGCAAGGATTCGTTGCTGGTATGAACTCGACTTATACGAGTTTAGGAAATATAGCAGGACCAGCGATGGGCGGAATATTATTTGATATGAATATTCATTATCCATATGCATTTTCAGGAGTTGTTTTAATAGTTGGTCTCGGTATTACATTTATGTGGAGAGAGAAACAGTTAGCTGAAAGTTTTGCGAAGTAATAAAACCCCTTACGACGGTAAGGGGTTTTTGTTTTATAAACTTAATCCAAACCGTTTTAATTCAATAAAAATCCCCTCTAATTGCTTTCCTTTATCCGTTAATGTGTACTCTACACGAGGCGGAACTTCTGGATATACTTTTCTCGTTATAATCCCTTGAGCTTCTAATTCTTTTAGTCGAAGCGATAATGTTTTCGGACTAATGCCATCCATTGATTTTTGTAAATCACTAAAGCGTAATGTTCCTTCGATAAGAAGATCGCGAATGATTAAAAATGTCCATTTTGTACTAATTACATCAAGCGTTTTAGCGATAGGACAAGGTATGCCAGGTAACCCTTTCGTTAATTCAACTGGATCTATATTGTTCATGGAACTAGCCTCCATAAAATTTTTTGAATGAATTTGCTTTATAGTATCACAAAACTATACTTTTGGTAACTATATGAAAAAAATATCACTACTTCCATAAAGGAAGTTAGTGCATATACAATAGCAATACGAAATACAAAGGGTTTAGATGAGGAGGTGGTGATTTTCATGGGGATAAAAAAGTTGTTTGGATTCCTTAGTTTGTTTGTTGTTTGTATTGTACTTGTAGCATGCGGTGTGGAAGAAAAAACTGGAGTCCAGTTATTAAAAGAAATGCCAAAGGCAAAAACAATGACAATCGATCCTTCACTAAGTAAAATGGAAGCGACCGAAATGGTTCATGCAGCTCAGCGTTTTTACGCATTTTGGGATACAGGTAAAGAGGAGCTTATTTCGCAGACTGTTACGAAAGATTTTTTCGATAATACGTTGCCGAAAGGGCGACCACAAGGTGTTGAAGGGTTAAAATTTGCAGCGCAAAATTTTCGTAAAGTCGTTCCTAATATACATTGCGAGATTGAAGATTTATTAGTTGTTGGTGATAAAGTAACAGCTCGTCTTTCTTTTACAGGAACGCATAACGGTAAAAATATTAGCTTTTCTGCAATAGACATTTTGCATGTGAAAGACGGAAAGATAACGGAAGATTGGCATTTGGAAGATAATCTTACGTTGAAACAGCAACTTGGGTTAATAAGTGAGGAATAGAGTAGGGGAGAGAAAAACGATGAAAAATATATTTATTATAAATGGACATGAAAAATACGGTACAAAGGAAGGACGATTAAATAAAACGTTAGTGGATCATATGGTAACGGTATTAAGCGAGAATCATCATGTGAAAACAACAACGATTCAAGATGGCTACAATATAAAAGAAGAACAAGATAAGTTTTTATGGGCGGATGTTGTGATTTATCAAACACCGATTTATTGGTTCAGTGTTCCGGGATTACTTAAAACGTATATGGATGAAGTATATGAATACGGTTTGTTCTTTGAAGGCGCAGATGAATATGGCGCAGGTGGTTTATTAACAGAGAAGCAATATATGTTCTCTACAACTTGGAATGCACCTGAAAAATCATTTGGAGATAAGACGAAGTTCTTTGAAGGGGAAAGTTTAGAATCAACGCTTAGTCATTTACACCGGGTGCAGAAGTTTCTTGGGATGAGTCCGTTAAAGAGTTTTGCTTGCTATGATGTGGTGAAGCATCCGAATATTGAGCAGTATTTATTGAACTTGAATGATCATTTAGATAGAGTAATTAAATAATAGTTTGCATCTTTGTGCGCAAGAAGGTACTACTAAAGATGTAGTACCTTCTCTTTTATGAAATACGTTGAAAATCTTTACTTATACAGGACTGTTTTAGTTTTTTTGATTTGATTAAATGTTTTATATCAGAGATGTTATCGTATGAAAGCTCAGTATGATAATAGTTAATGTACTCAAGTAATGCAAAAATATAAATAAATAGAGTGAATGATAGCCCGCCTAAAGGTAAGTGGGGATACCAAATTATAAAATCAATAGTAAACGTAGTAAATCCCGTGATAATTAATGCTATATTTAGCTTTTTAAGTGTTTTTAAATATTGAATCATCCTAATAGGCGTAACAGATGTGTTCTCTTTTTTTAATCGTTTCCACTTTACGTACCAGTAAATTGTTCCTTGTAATAAGATAAATTCTAAAATAAGAAATGAGACCCAAAAAGAATACAGGGAATATAAATGTAACGTAGGATAAATATAATTAAGTAAGTAACTTGTGAAAATAAAAGTAATGACTGAAAATAACTCACCTGTGTATAGATAGGAAAGCCTTTTTTCTAGGTTGCGTTTCATGTTTTTCTCCTTTTATAAAAGCTCACATAATTTAATACGTGGATGGCTGTATCCATAACTTCGCAAAATTTGCCCAGCCGAATGAATCAATTGTTACATTTTTTAAAGAAGAAGGGTATGTTTTTCTTTTTAAAACGTGATAGTTAAATAAAATGATGTGTTCTGCTTGTAAAAATTCTTCGATCTCATACATGAGCTCATAGCGTTTCTCTTTATTTTCTTCTAATAAAAATGTATCTATCAAACAGTTAATTTGTTTTTCATAGTGCGGGTCCATGAAACGGCTTACGAAGCAGCTTGCATTTTTAAATACATTTAAGAATGCAAGTTCATGATCGGCAGCAAACACTTCTCCCATGAAAATAATATCGGCATGTTGATCGATAGAACGATTCATATAATCTGAAACGAGAAATGGGTGAAGTTCTACGTGTAATCCTACTTGTTCACACCGTCCTTTTAAGAAATGTGCATCATTTGCACTATCTTTAAATGCGAAGAAGTAAATATGTATCGTTTCTCCATTATAGGTGCTCTTTTTTAAATACTCTTTTGCTTTTTCTAAAGAGTGAGATCTTTTAGAAGCTTGGCGACTTCTTTCAGGGAAAAAACTTGATGCAGCAATTGTTCGTCTTCCTTCTATGGTACGAAGTATCGTTTCAACATCATATAGTTCTCTCCAAGCCTTTCGAAAGTAAATGTCGTGATGGGGACCAGGTTTTGTAAAGTTGAAGCCAGCATAAATACAACCTATTTCTTCTATTTGTATATTATGTCTTTCATTTTCTTCTTCATTTGGTAGTTCATAATCAGCATCGATTTGTACATGATCAGGAATACCCCAAAATTCAATACGGTCTAATAACGCGCGCTCTTTAAAATAATGAGTGAACGCTTCGAGTACGATATTATCTTCAGAGTAATGAGCAAGCTTGAAAGGTCCAGTACCTATATAATGATGATTTTCGATACTCGCATCACGCGGCAAAATTGCTAGTTGCATGGAACTTACATAGTGTAAGAAAAAAAGGTTGGGTTTTGCTAAATGAAATCGAATTTGCAGTGGTGAGGGTGTTTCAATTTGAACAATTTCTTCTGTTAACCATTCGAAAGGGGAATGAACTTCTTTTAGTCTTTCAAATGAAAATTGTACATCTTTAGAAGTTAAAACTGTTTCGTTATGAAAATGAATATCCTTTCGTAAATAAAAGGTCCACGTAAGCCCGTCTACACTTAATTCCCACGTATGCGCAATGTGTGGCTCCATTTTTTCAGTGACATCGTTATAAACGACTAATGTATCAAAAATTTGACTAGTAAGATGGCTCTCTGTAGTTACAGCCACAAAAGCCGGATCTAATGGGAATATCTTTCTTGATATAGGAATCTTTAATATGTCATACATATCATTTGAAGGTGTATAACCAAAATGCTGATGAAGTTTACTTTCAATGTTCTTATGAAGTGCAGGAGGCAGGGGTTCTTTTAAAAGAAGAAAAACATCCTTTAATTTTTCTTGCGATAACAGTTCATCTGCATAGGATTCAAGCGCTTCTACGAAACTATGTACAAATATAATTTCCGTTTTATTCCCGCGACCTCTCCCTGGTGTCCACTTAATTAATTGCTCCTCATTCATTTTCTTTAATAAAATCTTCACGTTTTTCGTACTGCAATATAAAGTATCTGCTAATTCTTGTAAGCTATTCCTGATATGTTGTTGATCTTGCGCATGTAATCTTAGTCTAATGTAATAGTCCATAATTTTCATATATACACTTCCTTCTATAATAAAAGGGGAAACTCTTTAGAATATTCTAACCTTTTTCTTCCTCTTTTTCAAAGTAAAATAAGTAAGCATAAGGAGGGGGAAACAATGGGATTTTGGAGTATGCATCGAAATATTAAAATTAGAATTATAACTTCGTTTTTAACACGTACTGTGTCCACAATGATTTTTCCATTTATGGCGATTTATTTTTCAATCAAGTTAGGTAGTGCGATTGCTGGTGCTTTACTACTTATTAATGTAATAGCTTCATTAGTAATTGGTTTATATGGTGGATATGTTGGCGATCGACTTGGACGCAAAAAAGTAATGATTATCGGTCAAAGTATACAAGTCATCTCCATTGCTTGTATGGGAGTTGCAAATTCGGATTACGTAGATTCACCGTGGTTAACATTTGTATTTATGTTAGTGAATAGTTTAGGATCTGGACTTATGAATCCAGCGACTGAAGCGATGTTAATTGATGTGAGTACACCGGAAAATCGAAAAGTGATGTACAGCATAAATTACTGGGCTATTAATTTATCAATTGCAATTGGAGCAATATTTGGTGGATTATTATTTGAAAACTATAGATTACAATTGTTTATCGTATTAACGCTTGTTGCGATTATTACTTTATATGTGATGGCTATATATATGGAAGAAGTGTATGTAGCGAGAAAAACAGTAGAGAAGAAAAATGTATTAAAAGATATGGCAGATAGTTATAAAGTTGTGATGAAAGATAGAGCGTTTTTAATTTTTTGTGCAGCGAGTATATGTACATTGTCTTTAGAGTTTCAAATTAATAATTATTTAGGGGTACGCTTGCAGAAGGAGTTTGAAACGGTGCATTTTTTATTCGGGAATGGGTTTACTTTTGATTTAACAGGTATTCGCATGCTGAGCTGGATTTCTGCAGAGAATACAATTTTAGTTGTGTTATGTTCAGCACTTCTTATTAAAATGCTGAAAAGCTTCAACGATTTGAAAATCTTATATGTAGGTTTATTCATTTATACAATTGGATTTACAATACTCGGAACGAGCAATAGTTTATGGATCTTATTAATCGCAGGGCTTTTCCAAACGGTAGGTGAGATGATGTATGTGCCAGTACGTCAATCTATTATGGCAGATATGGTACCAAATGAGGCGAGAGGTTCTTATATGGCGATTAACGGGATGGTCTTTCAAATGGCGAAAATGAACGGGGCATTAGGTGTTATGCTAGGTTCATTTATTGCATCTTGGGGCATGAGTGCTCTATATTTTATCGTTGGTATGAGCAGTATTTTATTATTTATGAAGGCGATTGGGAAAGAGAAGTATGAGAATGAAAGAAATGTTTCTCAGATTGGATAACACTATACAAAAAGCGAACCAGTTATACTGGGACTCGCTTTTTATATAATTTTTAAAATGGATCAACTTCAGCTAAATTTGGAGTGGTATTCGGCTGTAGCAAAAGATTTTTAAATGTGCTTACTTCAGAAAGAGCGACTAATATGTAGCTACTAATCAGTACAATAAGTCCGATGACGCGTAACGTTTGTAAGCTCACTTCACGATTCTTCGTTGTTGCTGTTGTTGGATTTGGGGGCGTTGAAGGTGGACTGTTATTCATAAATAAGGCTCCCATCTTTTGTATTTATATATGTGCGAAATCATTATTTAACTTATGGATAGGAATTATATAGTCATTTTCACCATATGAGAACTGCCTATGAAAAGTGATAAGAAATTTTGGGACGAGAAAAGGGGGAAATCCAAAAGATTATTAAAACTGAACTTTTGGATCCCCTTCTTTTTATTTATCCCGCTATTTGTGGAGGTCGGATTGCCTGTAAACGACCAGTTGGTGAGGGCTAATAATCAGTGGAGAATGAATAAAACCCCACTGATTACATTTTGTTTTTCATACAAATAAAAGAGGTTAACCAAAGTAGCTATCTTAATATACGCAACGATTCTTCAATAAACGCGGGGATGTCTTCCGGTTGTCTACTTGTGACTAACTGATTTTGGCATACGACGACTTCTTTATCATGAAAATTTCCACCGGCATTTTTCAAATCGACCTCAATGGATTTATATCCAGTCACATCGCGTCCTTCAAGTGTTTGTGCAGTGATGAGTAGCTGAGGTCCGTGACAAATAGCGAAAACAGGTTTTTCCGCATCCATAAATGCTTTACTAAAGCGAACAAAACGCTCATCTGCACGAAGTATATCTGGGGAAAAACCGCCTGGTATGAAGAGGGCATCAAAGTTCTCTGGAGAAACATCATCAATACTTTTATCAATGACGACTTCACTTTTTCCTTGCTTACCGTGTACCGTTTTCCCTTTTTCCATTTCAATAGTTTTTAATTCATATCCCTTTTGTTTAAAAGCTTCTACTGGCTCTGTGTATTCTGTGTCCTCGAAATAATCCGTTATTAAAATAGCAATTTTTTTACTCATTCTAATCCGCTCCTTACATTATATTATCGGTTCCAGAATCGTCCTTGGGCAATGCCTTCTATAAATGATTCAATTGAAGTGTTTGTTAAGTTGTAAACTCCTGCTCCATCCAGTTTAACCTTAATATGGTCCAAAGCATGGGGATTACTAAGGACATGAGCTATCGGTTTAAAATGTTTAAAAGTAGTTTCTGCAAATTCTAAAACAGGGGGGTGAATGACAGACTCACTACTAAACACTAATACTGCATCAAAAAGGGAGGAGTCTGTTGTTGTATAAGTATCAGTTACTTTAATGGAATCATTGAACTGATAAATTTTATTATCTATGATGCTATAGTTAATGCGATGCTGTACAAAAGCTTGAATCCATTCGGATAGCAGGGAGATGCTTGGGTCACCATTTAATAGAATTGCAACATTTTTGGAATCAGCTTTAAAAATAGTGTTAGACATACTTAGTGCAGGTGATTTTGCATCTAAATTTACTTCGTGATTTTCCTTAGGCAAGGGAGCTCCAATAATGTTAGCGACCTCCTGTGCTAATTGACGATCAACATGATTCAGTAGAGCAATTACATTTGCCTTCACCATGTTTGATTTACACTTCCCAACTTCAAAGCAAAAAGCTTCTTTTATATGTTGCTTTTCAATAGGGCTCATACTATTGTAGAAAAGTTTAGCTTGCGAATAAAAGTTAAGGAAGCTTTTACTGCGGCCTCTAATTTTATGTCCATCAATCTTTTCTTGATAATGCTCATATCCGCCCTGTTCGGCTTGGACGGTTGCTGGTTGATTATCATTTAAGCCATTAGGATGATAGCTTGTTTGACCACGATGAATTTGCATTTGATGCATACCATCACGTTGATTATTATGAAAAGGACATACGGGCTGATTAATAGGGATTTGATGGAAATTAGGGCCTCCTAAACGAGATAATTGTGTATCTGTATAGGAGAATAATCTTCCTTGAAGAAGAGGGTCATTTGAAAAATCAATACCTGGTACGACATGACCAGGGTGGAAAGCTACCTGCTCCGTTTCCGCAAAGAAGTTATCAACATTTTTGTTCAATGTCATTTTACCAACTAGTTTTACAGGAACTTCTTCTTCCGGCCATAATTTCGTTGGATCTAAAATATCAAAATCAAATGTATGCTCATCTTCTTCTGGAATTAGCTGTAATCCGAGCTCCCATTCCGGATAATCCCCTTTTTCAATTGCTTCATATAAATCTTGACGATGGAAATCAGGATTTTTCCCAGCAATCTTTTGAGCTTCATCCCACACTAATGAGTGAACCCCAAGGGCAGGTTTCCAGTGAAACTTTACGAAATGGGCTTTTCCTTCTGCGTTAATGAGTCGAAATGTGTGAACTCCAAAACCTTCCATCATTCGTAAACTACGCGGAATAGCTCGGTCGCTCATTTGCCACATGACCATATGAGTGGACTCAGGATTATGCGCAACAAAGTCCCAAAAGGTATCATGAGCGCTAGCTCCTTGAGGAATATCATTATGTGGTTCTGGTTTAACTGCATGGACAAAATCAGGAAATTTAATAGCATCTTGGATAAAGAATACTGGCATATTATTACCCACTAAATCATAGTTTCCTTCATCTGTATAAAATTTTGTGGCGAATCCGCGTACATCTCTTACTGTGTCGTTGGATCCTTTAGAACCTTGAACGGTCGAGAACCGTACAAATACAGGTGTTTTCTTTGAAGGATTGGTAAGAAAATCTGCTTTCGTATATGCTTCTAACGATTCATAAAGCTGAAAATAACCATGAGCGCCAACTCCGCGTGCATGAACAATCCTTTCGGGAATTCGCTCGTGATCAAAATGGGTCATTTTCTCGCGAAAGTGGAAATCCTCCATTAAGGTTGGGCCTCTTAAGCCCATCTTTAAAGAAAATTCATCTTCGGCTATTTTTAATCCTTGGTTTGTTGTTAAAGCATGTTTGCATTGATTATTGGTAACGTGTTGTTCCAGTTGTTCAATTTTTTTATTCACAATATAGGCCCCTCCTTTGCCCTGTTAATTTAATAAATACCCTTTTTATTAGGACGTAAACATGTATTATCGTTTTTGTATGTAAAAATCATAAAATATCGGTTGTTTCAGTTATTCTTGTTTGAGGAAGAAAAATAAAAAAGCCAAGGAGATAATTTATTTTCTCCTTGGCTTTTAAGATAATTCTTTTCGTTAAAACGAAGAAATGCGTTGCTTCGTTTTTGGTACAATAATAAATTTGATCCAGAGTAACCCGATAATCATAATGATAAGGCTATGTAAAAATTGTACGGTAGCAATGAGTATAACAATTGAAAATACAATGAGTTGAATGCTTAGTAATATAAAGATTAAGCGAAGAAATTGATTCATTCTTTTTTCAGTATCAATTGGATATAATGCTACAATAATATTTCCTGAAAAATATTTCCACAGGGAACGGAGCTGCATAGAAATCATATATAGGACGATGTAAGCAATAGCACCTTTTACGTATATATTTGGAATAAAGTATAGGGCGAAAGCACCGATTAACCCTAAGCGAATATATATACCGAAATAATCATTCCCACGTAAAAATGCTAGTGTATGTAAATAGAAGAAAGTTGCTTGCTTTTTATGTAATAAAGGTTCAATCCAATTTGTAAGCCATTTTCGTTTATTTACTTGCTTATTCAGTTGCGGAACATCGGTGAAAATGCTAGCAAATTGATAGAAACGAACGTTCATTTTTTCTTCTTGTTCAATTATGTAATCCCATGGTATTCGTTTTGTAGGTTGCTTTTTCGTATATAGAAAAAGGAAAGTAAGTAGCAAGAGTAATCCGCCTAATATGAGAACATTTGCCGCATAAAACAGCATGTAAATAAGGAGTGCGTTACAAGCAATACGAATGATAAGCCATATGTTTTTTTCATAACTATCACGCCACATCCAATGTATGTATATGTTCCAAGCTTTCGTAATCATTAAAACGATAAAGATTGTACATAAGAAAGGTACAGTTAATTGTAAGGATTGCATGGCAAGTGGAACGAGAATAAGGAATGTAAATAACAATGGGAAAAGCTGAATGATGTAATTATATAGAAGAGATTTTTTAAAATAAGATGTTAATTTCTCTTCTAGTGCTAGTAAATAGACAGCATCAGGCTTTTGGATAAATGTACGGATCGGGCATCTCGTTATAATGAATGTAAGTACGAGCGTTATGAGTAGTAAAGATATTCCTTTAGAAGGAGATGTTTTTAGAAACTGAGCATAGTAATATGCACCAACGCATGAAATAAAGATAAAGCTATATAGTAAACCGTTAATCATACGTGCAAAGTATGTAATGATATTTTGAATATGTTGTTGGAAGCGGCTGCTCCATAGTGATTCAATTGACATGTTTTTCACCTCTTTGTTCTATTATATATGTTTTACAAAAGAAAAAACGAGCAAATTGCGTTATGCAACTTGCCCGTTTTTCTTTTCGTTATTTTTTTTCTGGTCACGATTCATTAGTGGATAGAAGGCAAAGCCAATTACGAATAAACCAATTCCGAGAAGGAACGTTTTAATATCCGATGCACCCGTTTTAATAACCCATAGTGCGTAGCAAAGTGCAATCACTGCGACTATGCCATCTGTAATTCTTGCCCGCATTTCATTTTTATATGTTTCACCAGTAGCGACTAGTTTTAACTGGAAGATTGGTGAAACGAGATATGGAATGAGGTAGGCCAGTGTTGATACGGTAATAACGAATGTATAAGCCTCTGCAATTGTTCCTGATAATGTTGAGAATAAGAATACTTGCGACATAATGTTTGTTAGTCGTAATGAGTAAATTGGACTTCCTTTTTTGTTTGTTTTTGTGAAGAAGGAAGGGAAGAAACCTTCTTTTGCTGCTTGATAAGGTACTTCTGAGCTTAATAAAATCCAGCCTAAGATCGAACCGAATAGGGAAGTAAGAGCAAGTAATGCCATCAGTTTCCCGC from Bacillus basilensis includes the following:
- a CDS encoding multidrug efflux SMR transporter, with protein sequence MKNKAWLYVILTCIFEIFWVFGFNTANTWWHWIIILGVIAVDFHFLSKACEHLATGTVYAVFAGAGTVGTFLMDVFLFGGSFSVGKLFFIMMVVAGVIGLKLADNKEETMEGAA
- a CDS encoding multidrug efflux SMR transporter, whose translation is MGWFFVFCAAISEIVGVIGLKMYSKDKTLANGAIYIGGFATSFAFLYTSFLFLQVSVAYAVWIGIGTAGAVLLNMFLFGESKSKARIISVALIVCGVTGLKALS
- a CDS encoding TetR family transcriptional regulator — protein: MMNKKEKIVYAAIEVFQEKGVEKTKISDIVKLAGIAQGTFYLYFPSKLSVMPAIAEVMVEKMILAVKEKVQNDAPFSSKVTQVIDAVFHFIEEYREIQALMYAGLASTEHIKEWEAVYEPLYMWLSEFLNKAKEAGEIRNSVHAERTAKLFIALVESAAEQVYLYDHKDDEQVELQKAEVLDFLTHALHIKK
- a CDS encoding MFS transporter → MKKPIKEQKMVLVILLSNIFIAFLGIGLIIPVMPSFMNDMGLTGKTMGYLVAVFAMAQLIASPITGRWVDLYGRKKMIIIGLFIFGVSELLFGLGTDVWMLYAARVLGGISAAFIMPGVTAYVADITSMQERPKAMGYLSAAISTGFIIGPGIGGFIAEYGIRVPFFVAAVIAFVACVISIFILKEPLTKEELAEISSNTKESSFIGDLKKSLHPMYAIAFIIVFVLAFGLSAYETVFSLFSDHKFGFTPKDIAAIITISSIFGVVVQVFMFGKLVDMFGEKVLIQICLIVGAVLAFVSTIVFNYWIVLLVTCFIFLAFDLLRPALTTFLSKAAGKEQGFVAGMNSTYTSLGNIAGPAMGGILFDMNIHYPYAFSGVVLIVGLGITFMWREKQLAESFAK
- a CDS encoding helix-turn-helix domain-containing protein, which translates into the protein MNNIDPVELTKGLPGIPCPIAKTLDVISTKWTFLIIRDLLIEGTLRFSDLQKSMDGISPKTLSLRLKELEAQGIITRKVYPEVPPRVEYTLTDKGKQLEGIFIELKRFGLSL
- a CDS encoding ester cyclase, producing the protein MGIKKLFGFLSLFVVCIVLVACGVEEKTGVQLLKEMPKAKTMTIDPSLSKMEATEMVHAAQRFYAFWDTGKEELISQTVTKDFFDNTLPKGRPQGVEGLKFAAQNFRKVVPNIHCEIEDLLVVGDKVTARLSFTGTHNGKNISFSAIDILHVKDGKITEDWHLEDNLTLKQQLGLISEE
- a CDS encoding NAD(P)H-dependent oxidoreductase, with the protein product MKNIFIINGHEKYGTKEGRLNKTLVDHMVTVLSENHHVKTTTIQDGYNIKEEQDKFLWADVVIYQTPIYWFSVPGLLKTYMDEVYEYGLFFEGADEYGAGGLLTEKQYMFSTTWNAPEKSFGDKTKFFEGESLESTLSHLHRVQKFLGMSPLKSFACYDVVKHPNIEQYLLNLNDHLDRVIK
- a CDS encoding SgrR family transcriptional regulator, which produces MIEGSVYMKIMDYYIRLRLHAQDQQHIRNSLQELADTLYCSTKNVKILLKKMNEEQLIKWTPGRGRGNKTEIIFVHSFVEALESYADELLSQEKLKDVFLLLKEPLPPALHKNIESKLHQHFGYTPSNDMYDILKIPISRKIFPLDPAFVAVTTESHLTSQIFDTLVVYNDVTEKMEPHIAHTWELSVDGLTWTFYLRKDIHFHNETVLTSKDVQFSFERLKEVHSPFEWLTEEIVQIETPSPLQIRFHLAKPNLFFLHYVSSMQLAILPRDASIENHHYIGTGPFKLAHYSEDNIVLEAFTHYFKERALLDRIEFWGIPDHVQIDADYELPNEEENERHNIQIEEIGCIYAGFNFTKPGPHHDIYFRKAWRELYDVETILRTIEGRRTIAASSFFPERSRQASKRSHSLEKAKEYLKKSTYNGETIHIYFFAFKDSANDAHFLKGRCEQVGLHVELHPFLVSDYMNRSIDQHADIIFMGEVFAADHELAFLNVFKNASCFVSRFMDPHYEKQINCLIDTFLLEENKEKRYELMYEIEEFLQAEHIILFNYHVLKRKTYPSSLKNVTIDSFGWANFAKLWIQPSTY
- a CDS encoding MFS transporter, which translates into the protein MGFWSMHRNIKIRIITSFLTRTVSTMIFPFMAIYFSIKLGSAIAGALLLINVIASLVIGLYGGYVGDRLGRKKVMIIGQSIQVISIACMGVANSDYVDSPWLTFVFMLVNSLGSGLMNPATEAMLIDVSTPENRKVMYSINYWAINLSIAIGAIFGGLLFENYRLQLFIVLTLVAIITLYVMAIYMEEVYVARKTVEKKNVLKDMADSYKVVMKDRAFLIFCAASICTLSLEFQINNYLGVRLQKEFETVHFLFGNGFTFDLTGIRMLSWISAENTILVVLCSALLIKMLKSFNDLKILYVGLFIYTIGFTILGTSNSLWILLIAGLFQTVGEMMYVPVRQSIMADMVPNEARGSYMAINGMVFQMAKMNGALGVMLGSFIASWGMSALYFIVGMSSILLFMKAIGKEKYENERNVSQIG